From Bombyx mori chromosome 3, ASM3026992v2, the proteins below share one genomic window:
- the Or-39 gene encoding olfactory receptor 39 isoform X1: protein MLSNVGFFLRPLTIIIDNRRKERIPLYWYAATGLSIACYSYIYQISMLWSVFSYFTRADDVLAGIVIFSLGVSSEIGLVKLCFMYANIDKIQKITEGYLKSDAASARNSRFSKNILHTMQSVKKRGVIFWLVIISNGVVYLVKPIVTPGRHFMEDQFIILGLEPKYETPNYEIGFFMMAVGVCVTCYLPANITAYLITVAGYSEAQFLALGHELANLWPDAQLHCRAMNLSQSVNEQANEYVKMRLRELVKIHSTNVNLLRDIEGAFRGAIAVEFLLLIVGLIAELLGGLENTYMQVPFALIQVSVDCLTGQRVMDANLALERAVYDCRWEEFDASNRRVVLLLLQNAQKVATLSAGGIATLNFSCLMAVIKSIYSAYTTLRTTMK from the exons ATGCTATCAAATGTAGGTTTTTTCTTGAGACCtcttacaataattattgacaATCGACGTAAAGAAA GGATCCCGTTGTACTGGTACGCTGCGACCGGACTGTCCATAGCTTGCTACTCGTACATATACCAGATTTCCATGTTGTGGTCAGTGTTCTCCTACTTCACACGTGCAGACGATGTACTAGCAGGCATCGTGATCTTCTCGCTGGGCGTCTCCAGCGAGATAGGTCTTGTCAAACTATGCTTCATGTACgccaatat tgataaaattcaaaaaataaccGAAGGATATCTTAAAAGCGACGCTGCTTCAGCAAGGAACAGCCGGTTTTCCAAGAACATATTACACACAATGCAGTCCGTTAAGAAGCGCGGCGTAATTTTCTGGCTAGTGATAATTAGTAATGGAGTTGTCTACCTCGTGAAGCCAATCGTGACGCCCGGCAGGCATTTCATGGAAGACCAATTCATCATTTTAG gtCTCGAACCTAAGTACGAAACACCGAATTACGAGATAGGATTTTTTATGATGGCGGTCGGAGTTTGTGTGACTTGCTACTTGCCAGCCAACATCACGGCTTACCTGATAACCGTAGCCGGATATTCAGAAGCACAGTTTTTGGCACTTGGACACGAACTCGCAAACCTGTGGCCGGACGCTCAACTACACTGCCGCGCAATGAACTTGAGCCAATCAGTAAATGAGCAAGCTAACGAATACGTGAAAATGCGATTGAGAGAATTAGTAAAAATACATTCCACCAATGTTAACCTTTTGAGGGATATAGAGGGAGCTTTTAGAGGAGCTATTGCTGTTGAATTTTTACTATTGATTGTGGGCCTTATAGCTGAGTTGCTGGGGGGCTTGGAGAATACATACATGCAGGTGCCTTTTGCGCTGATTCAGGTCTCGGTGGACTGCCTCACGGGACAGCGGGTGATGGATGCGAACTTGGCTCTAGAACGCGCAGTTTACGATTGTCGGTGGGAAGAGTTCGATGCTAGTAACCGTCGGGTCGTGTTGCTACTGTTGCAGAACGCACAGAAAGTAGCCACGCTGTCGGCGGGCGGCATCGCCACCCTCAACTTCAGCTGTCTCATGGCTGTGATCAAATCTATCTACTCTGCCTACACCACGCTTAGAACTAccatgaaataa
- the Or-39 gene encoding olfactory receptor 39: MLWSVFSYFTRADDVLAGIVIFSLGVSSEIGLVKLCFMYANIDKIQKITEGYLKSDAASARNSRFSKNILHTMQSVKKRGVIFWLVIISNGVVYLVKPIVTPGRHFMEDQFIILGLEPKYETPNYEIGFFMMAVGVCVTCYLPANITAYLITVAGYSEAQFLALGHELANLWPDAQLHCRAMNLSQSVNEQANEYVKMRLRELVKIHSTNVNLLRDIEGAFRGAIAVEFLLLIVGLIAELLGGLENTYMQVPFALIQVSVDCLTGQRVMDANLALERAVYDCRWEEFDASNRRVVLLLLQNAQKVATLSAGGIATLNFSCLMAVIKSIYSAYTTLRTTMK; this comes from the exons ATGTTGTGGTCAGTGTTCTCCTACTTCACACGTGCAGACGATGTACTAGCAGGCATCGTGATCTTCTCGCTGGGCGTCTCCAGCGAGATAGGTCTTGTCAAACTATGCTTCATGTACgccaatat tgataaaattcaaaaaataaccGAAGGATATCTTAAAAGCGACGCTGCTTCAGCAAGGAACAGCCGGTTTTCCAAGAACATATTACACACAATGCAGTCCGTTAAGAAGCGCGGCGTAATTTTCTGGCTAGTGATAATTAGTAATGGAGTTGTCTACCTCGTGAAGCCAATCGTGACGCCCGGCAGGCATTTCATGGAAGACCAATTCATCATTTTAG gtCTCGAACCTAAGTACGAAACACCGAATTACGAGATAGGATTTTTTATGATGGCGGTCGGAGTTTGTGTGACTTGCTACTTGCCAGCCAACATCACGGCTTACCTGATAACCGTAGCCGGATATTCAGAAGCACAGTTTTTGGCACTTGGACACGAACTCGCAAACCTGTGGCCGGACGCTCAACTACACTGCCGCGCAATGAACTTGAGCCAATCAGTAAATGAGCAAGCTAACGAATACGTGAAAATGCGATTGAGAGAATTAGTAAAAATACATTCCACCAATGTTAACCTTTTGAGGGATATAGAGGGAGCTTTTAGAGGAGCTATTGCTGTTGAATTTTTACTATTGATTGTGGGCCTTATAGCTGAGTTGCTGGGGGGCTTGGAGAATACATACATGCAGGTGCCTTTTGCGCTGATTCAGGTCTCGGTGGACTGCCTCACGGGACAGCGGGTGATGGATGCGAACTTGGCTCTAGAACGCGCAGTTTACGATTGTCGGTGGGAAGAGTTCGATGCTAGTAACCGTCGGGTCGTGTTGCTACTGTTGCAGAACGCACAGAAAGTAGCCACGCTGTCGGCGGGCGGCATCGCCACCCTCAACTTCAGCTGTCTCATGGCTGTGATCAAATCTATCTACTCTGCCTACACCACGCTTAGAACTAccatgaaataa